One genomic window of Ziziphus jujuba cultivar Dongzao chromosome 4, ASM3175591v1 includes the following:
- the LOC107417390 gene encoding 3-oxoacyl-[acyl-carrier-protein] synthase, mitochondrial isoform X1: protein MAGPARRSFYIPSRFLFTRRVSTSCSGVEAFDPPPLVHSRRVVVTVMFSGLGMVTPLGCGVDTTWKRLIQGDCGIRALSPEDLGMNNFDREAQLHAYEQLTSKVAAIVPSGTNPGDFNVDLWLNSKEHRSIARFIGYALCAADEALKDAKWIPTDQEQKEKTGVSIGGGTGSISDILDAARMICEKRIRRLSPFFIPRILINMASGHVSMKYGFQGPNHAAVTACATGAHSIGDAARMIQFGDSDVMVAGGTESSIDALSIAGFCRSRALTTKYNSAPQEASRPFDCSRDGFVIGEGSGVLVLEELEHARKRGAKIYAEFRGYGMSGDAYHITQPHLDGRGAILAMTRALRQSGLHPEQVDYVNAHATSTPLGDAVEANAIKSLFSNHATSGALALSSTKGAVGHLLGAAGAVEAIFTILAIHRGVAPLTLNLTKPDPLFTDGLMPLKASKEMPIRAALSNSFGFGGTNASLLFTSAP, encoded by the exons TTATGTTTTCAGGTTTAGGCATGGTGACTCCACTGGGCTGTGGAGTCGATACTACATGGAAGCGTTTGATACAAGGGGATTGTGGGATTAGAGCTTTATCCCCTGAAGATCTTGGGATGAATAACTTTGATAGAGAAGCCCAGTTGCACGCATATGAACAGCTGACTTCAAAAGTTGCTGCAATCGTTCCTTCAGGAACCAATCCAGGTGACTTCAATGTGGATTTGTGGCTCAATTCTAAG GAACACCGCTCAATTGCAAGGTTTATAGGGTATGCATTATGTGCTGCTGATGAAGCTCTAAAGGATGCAAAGTGGATACCGACTGATCAGGAACAGAAGGAAAAAACG GGAGTCTCAATTGGTGGGGGAACTGGAAGCATCAGTGATATATTGGATGCTGCGCGGATGATTTGTGAGAAG CGCATTCGTCGGCTTAGTCCATTTTTCATCCCACGGATATTAATCAACATGGCATCTGGTCATGTGAGCATGAAATATGGATTCCAG GGACCAAATCATGCTGCAGTGACAGCTTGTGCTACTGGTGCACATTCTATCGGTGATGCTGCAAGGATGATTCAGTTTGGAGATTCAGATGTTATGGTGGCAGGAGGCACAGAGTCCAGCATTGATGCTTTATCAATAGCAGGATTTTGTAG GTCAAGGGCTTTGACTACAAAATACAATTCTGCTCCACAAGAAGCATCACGACCTTTTGACTGTAGCAGAGATGGGTTTGT GATAGGTGAAGGTTCTGGTGTCTTGGTATTGGAG GAACTTGAGCATGCAAGAAAACGAGGAGCAAAAATCTATGCAGAGTTTCGTGGTTATGGGATGTCAG GTGATGCATATCATATTACTCAACCACACTTGGATGGAAGAGGTGCTATTCTAGCAATGACACGTGCCCTAAGACAG TCTGGTCTCCATCCGGAGCAAGTGGATTATGTGAATGCCCATGCTACATCAACGCCTTTGG GTGATGCTGTAGAAGCCAATGCTATCAAAAGTTTGTTTTCTAACCATGCAACTTCTGGTGCCTTAGCCTTGTCGTCCACAAAG gGAGCCGTGGGTCATCTCCTTGGAGCAGCTGGAGCTGTCGAAGCAATCTTCACAATATTGGCCATACACCGT GGAGTTGCACCCTTGACGCTTAATCTCACCAAGCCGGATCCACTGTTTACTGATGGACTCATGCCATTAAAAGCTTCAAAGGAGATGCCAATAAGAGCTGCTTTATCGAACTCTTTTGGCTTTGGAGGAACGAATGCATCCCTGCTGTTTACCTCTGCTCCGTGA
- the LOC107417390 gene encoding 3-oxoacyl-[acyl-carrier-protein] synthase, mitochondrial isoform X2 encodes MAGPARRSFYIPSRFLFTRRVSTSCSGVEAFDPPPLVHSRRVVVTGLGMVTPLGCGVDTTWKRLIQGDCGIRALSPEDLGMNNFDREAQLHAYEQLTSKVAAIVPSGTNPGDFNVDLWLNSKEHRSIARFIGYALCAADEALKDAKWIPTDQEQKEKTGVSIGGGTGSISDILDAARMICEKRIRRLSPFFIPRILINMASGHVSMKYGFQGPNHAAVTACATGAHSIGDAARMIQFGDSDVMVAGGTESSIDALSIAGFCRSRALTTKYNSAPQEASRPFDCSRDGFVIGEGSGVLVLEELEHARKRGAKIYAEFRGYGMSGDAYHITQPHLDGRGAILAMTRALRQSGLHPEQVDYVNAHATSTPLGDAVEANAIKSLFSNHATSGALALSSTKGAVGHLLGAAGAVEAIFTILAIHRGVAPLTLNLTKPDPLFTDGLMPLKASKEMPIRAALSNSFGFGGTNASLLFTSAP; translated from the exons GTTTAGGCATGGTGACTCCACTGGGCTGTGGAGTCGATACTACATGGAAGCGTTTGATACAAGGGGATTGTGGGATTAGAGCTTTATCCCCTGAAGATCTTGGGATGAATAACTTTGATAGAGAAGCCCAGTTGCACGCATATGAACAGCTGACTTCAAAAGTTGCTGCAATCGTTCCTTCAGGAACCAATCCAGGTGACTTCAATGTGGATTTGTGGCTCAATTCTAAG GAACACCGCTCAATTGCAAGGTTTATAGGGTATGCATTATGTGCTGCTGATGAAGCTCTAAAGGATGCAAAGTGGATACCGACTGATCAGGAACAGAAGGAAAAAACG GGAGTCTCAATTGGTGGGGGAACTGGAAGCATCAGTGATATATTGGATGCTGCGCGGATGATTTGTGAGAAG CGCATTCGTCGGCTTAGTCCATTTTTCATCCCACGGATATTAATCAACATGGCATCTGGTCATGTGAGCATGAAATATGGATTCCAG GGACCAAATCATGCTGCAGTGACAGCTTGTGCTACTGGTGCACATTCTATCGGTGATGCTGCAAGGATGATTCAGTTTGGAGATTCAGATGTTATGGTGGCAGGAGGCACAGAGTCCAGCATTGATGCTTTATCAATAGCAGGATTTTGTAG GTCAAGGGCTTTGACTACAAAATACAATTCTGCTCCACAAGAAGCATCACGACCTTTTGACTGTAGCAGAGATGGGTTTGT GATAGGTGAAGGTTCTGGTGTCTTGGTATTGGAG GAACTTGAGCATGCAAGAAAACGAGGAGCAAAAATCTATGCAGAGTTTCGTGGTTATGGGATGTCAG GTGATGCATATCATATTACTCAACCACACTTGGATGGAAGAGGTGCTATTCTAGCAATGACACGTGCCCTAAGACAG TCTGGTCTCCATCCGGAGCAAGTGGATTATGTGAATGCCCATGCTACATCAACGCCTTTGG GTGATGCTGTAGAAGCCAATGCTATCAAAAGTTTGTTTTCTAACCATGCAACTTCTGGTGCCTTAGCCTTGTCGTCCACAAAG gGAGCCGTGGGTCATCTCCTTGGAGCAGCTGGAGCTGTCGAAGCAATCTTCACAATATTGGCCATACACCGT GGAGTTGCACCCTTGACGCTTAATCTCACCAAGCCGGATCCACTGTTTACTGATGGACTCATGCCATTAAAAGCTTCAAAGGAGATGCCAATAAGAGCTGCTTTATCGAACTCTTTTGGCTTTGGAGGAACGAATGCATCCCTGCTGTTTACCTCTGCTCCGTGA